CAGAACTCCTGTGAAATCCGAAGACACTCTTTATAAAAATCTCTCTGACAAGAGAAGAGTAATTATGATCAGAGTCTTTTGCTTCAGTACTAGGGAATGTTTTTCTCTCTACCACATCCCTTTAACAAATGATGAAGGGACCTGGCATGAAGATGCCTTTGAAGGGGAATATCTGAGTAATCAAAAGCACAAACTTAGATCCATTACTAACCCAAAGAGGTTGAAAGACAAACCTGATATTGTTTACTTCACTATTAAAAACTCAGTTAACAGTGAATGAATCAATATGGTCTATTTTCTGGCCTAGAAGAAGATATAAGGCGTATAGTCTGCTAGCAATCCAGACTTTTATCCCCAAAGAAAAGCCAAACAAGTGAGGGAGACTGAGGTTTTAATCCCTACACACATCAGTGAAGCTgcagcccagggcctctcatcTGGAAGAGCTTGAGGTCACGGGAAGGAGACATGCTGGGGGCGTTGCTGTGAAATCCAGCCTTTCCTTCAGCATAGATGGATGAGCTTATAGCACTTAGACCAAAtccacaaagattttaaaaaacagacaaaaaacccGGGTGCTACACACAGATGGGAACTTTGGCCATGTACCAAAGGGTTGCCAAAATCAGTCTTGTCTTTAGGGAAATCACCTGATATTCTGCTCCTCAGACAGAAACTTATGTGGAAAAAAAGAACCCAAGAGGGGGAAGAAACAGACTGAAGCCGAGGAACCATACTTTTGCAATATAGGCAAGATTTCCCACATTCTTGAATAGTTAGAAAAACTTACCAAGAACATTTCAGGAAAGATAAGCTGTCCCATCTTAAAGAAGGAGGTCTGTTAGATCCTGGGCATGTGACATTGGGGCCCAGAGTAACTGGGATGAGGCATggaccccaaacaaaacaaattatccGACTTGACACTTGTGTTCAGCCCAATCaccttttcaagatgattttttttttccttaaagagatAGGATCCTACTATGTGGGCCCTAAACACTTGGGCTCAAGAAATCCTCTTGCCCACCTCCCAAgaagctgagactacaggcacaTAGCTGTGTACCCAGCTCAAGGAGAATCTTTAGGGCTCACGGCAGAGTTGATCTCAGTCTAGGTAGCATTGGTGAGCATGAGGAATATAAAAGCTATGGAAAGTCTGTTggactcttattttctttttaagaggaaTACTCACTGGCTATGCCCATAGCAGAGGTGGCTTCTTGCATATTAGACAAGATCACATTGCTGCTAGAAGGCTGCTGACAGTCACAGTGGCTAGAAGGAGTCAAGTACTGTTCATCTAGTGAGTCTTCCAGGATTTCATTTGCTTCCTCTTCTGGGACCTCCCTGCTGAACCTGGTGGGGTACATGGGACAAGAGATTGAATCAAGGCAGTCTAGAACCATAGCTTAATAATTAGTCCTGATCCAAAATTCATGGAAGAGGCTTTGAAAACCAAAGAGGCCATCCTATCAAAGAGGAAGTGCAACGATCCATTTGTGTTTGGGACACAGTGTACATAGAATCCGGTTCTCTTAACAAATAGATGAGGGAATGGACAATTATGCTAATGACACTTAAGCCACAGTGAGATTTATGATATTGGATTCACAAGGCTGTATACGAGTTTTACTTCATATTATATGAAGTGGTTCATTGAATATTGAATCCTGAGACAATAACAATCCCAGGACTCTTGTGGCTTTTAGACCTCTCTCTTGAATggttcagatttattttttaaggtaattTTATGCCTGTGAAACATCTGCCAACATACTTTCTGACTCTGTGCAGAAAGCAGGAAGGTGTCTCATTCTGtcttagttttgttgttgttattgctggTGCTGATGTTGGGttcaaacacagggccttgcacgtgggaggtaagtgctctaccatggagctacattctcagtccctCACTTTGCTTTTTAATGACACAggcttttaaaatacagaaaccaGGGATTCCTGCTCAAATTACCTTTTGGTCAGACTGACTAGTTACCCAAACTTGCGGGAGGAACCTACGAGGGACCAGGGTTGTGACTcactgatagagtgcttgcctcacatgcatgaggcactgggttcaatgcctggcaccacataaaaataaataaataaataaataaaataaagatattgtgttcaaaactagaactaaaaaaattaaaaaaaaaaaaaaaaaaaaaaaaaaggacctatAGGAACTGAGCACAACACATTCCCCAGACAGCTGCACACCATCTTCGGAGGGCTGAGGGACTCAGAAATGGGAAACAATTCAAGAGctagaaacaaaacagacaaccatgtttattttatttatatttgtttgtttgtaaatttgtaccagggattgaacccaggggcacttaatcatttagctacatctccagtaatttttatttttcatttagagacagggtctcactaagtgaacccaggggcacttaattagttagctacatctccagtaatttttatttttcatttagagtcagggtctcactaagttgcttagggactctgtaagttgctgagactggctttgaacttgcgatcctcctatgtcacttccagagtcactggaatttcaGGCGTGTGCCATTGTGTCAGACAGACAACCATGTTTGAAAAGGATCCATCACtgtaaaatgattaaatgaaaCAGGTATAATAAGCAGTTTCTGGTTTTTGCCTGAATTTGAGACATTTGACCTCTTAATTCCCTGCTTCTGGAATCCTCTCTAGATGGCACCATTCCATCATCAGCCTTCATCATTCAGTTACCTGAGAGCCAGTAGCCTTTGTCTGTCTTCATCCTTCTTACTatgattttctggaaaaaaaaaacaaaaaacagaagagCTTGTCATAGGTTAAATAGTCACATTTCACACACTGGAGACATGAGGGCTGTGTGATCGGGACATAACATGCTATATGTTTGTTGAGAGCACTCAGAAAATTATCCCAGGAAGCCTCAGGTTGTATCTTTTGAGAAGTAGCCTGGCAGACTTCTCTGAGCAGGGGTGCTCCTGACCTCATAAACTATCATTAGGACAttcacaaaaagttaaaaatgtaattttttcacCAGCTTACAGGATACTTGCCCAGCTCTTGAACTTCTCCAGCTATAACCTTTATTCTCTGCACAAGGCTGGTTGCTAGACCATGGTTGTGAGCACCATTACTGCCATCATAAAGAACCTAGCCCACTCTCAGAGGAGAGGACAAATGACCCTGTTCTACCTCCACTCCAAAATCAGGGACTCTCCAGGTTCAGCCTGTCGCTGCTGTGCTTCTGATGTTTTCATGGGTGATTCAACCAAAAATCCTATATCcaattaaaatatctttcagaaataaagatgaaTTCTTTTCACACTCATCAAGATGAAGTAAACCAGCTACCTCTTACTGATTAAAGACTAAGGACTCCAGAAAGAATGTCAtgccacgcctgtaatcccagcagctcaggaggctgaggcaggaggatggctagttcaaatccagcctcagcaatggcaaggcactaatcaactcagtgagaccctgtctctaaataaaatgcaaaatagggctggggatgtggctcagtggttgagtgcccctgagttcaattcccagtaccaaaaaaaaaaagaaaaaagaaaacaaaaaagaacattaCAAGTGTTTACCTGGGTTCTCCTAAAAGGAAATAATAGCATGTAGGTTAAAGATCATactcaaaactaaaataatctACAGTGGGAAAAACTTTGCATTCTCTCCTGCTCCTTTGGGGGTCTGGGAGGAACTCATCTTCAGAGCCTGTCGCCAGTTTACCAGTGGTGAGCCTGCGGGCAAGGTGCTCTGCCAGCTTGCTTCCTTGGGTCAGTTGCTCACAGAGTCTTTGTCCATGGTAGCTGGTGATGCCAGTGCTCCTGAGGACACTCTCAAAAGATTTGACTGCATTTTTCACGTGCTGAGCAAAAAGATAGCAGACACCTCTCCCTTCCTGTATTTTCTGCCGTAAATAGGTCAGTTCTTGGGCTTGAGCCTGAAACAGGCGATCAGATTtcctaaggaggaaaaaaagaatgaactgtAGGAGTGAACGTCATGAATGGAAGTTACAGGAGCAGAGATGTCTCTGAGAATGCCCCCAGGAACTTGCCAAATTGAATTCCTGTGCAAGCTGTCTGACTTGCCTGAGGCAAATGGAACAAAGAAGTATCCTTGGGTTTTGGAGTTTTACTAACTTGGTTTTTTCAAAATGCCTCattaggagggctggggttgtggttcagggtagagcacttgcctagcatgtgtgaggcactgggttcaatctctggcaccacataaaaataaataaataaataaaagtattgtgtccatctacaactaaaaagaaaaaaaaaattaaaaatggatggggatgtggctcaggggttgagcatccctgggttcaacccctggtactaaaaagaaaaaaggaaaagttcaTTAATGACAAATCCACACCTATAAAAATAGAGCAAGTATAATGATTATAGTAGAACCATGTGTCAGAGATGGTTCTATTCagtatttaatctttacaacccTCTGAGTTAGATACTCAATATTTTCGCTTTGCAGATGAGCTAGCTGAGGGAACTGACCTGCAAGAAAATTAGGTAGATATGCTCAAGGACACAAAGCTAGAAGCCAATACTTATTATTCCAACCCTGGCCTCTGTCTCCATTTGATTCATATGTTATTAATGGAGAGCTCTGGAGCCCTCAGTAGACAGCAGCCCCACTGATTGTCTTTGTCTAGTTCTGTGCCTATCCTATGCATTTCTGCCCTTCTGCTTGCACAAATTCACTTTTTATTCTACCAGCCTGGGCAGCTGTATTCATGATCTTCATACAGGTACCTCCTTACCCAAGTCTTGCACCTCTTCGCAACTCCTCTGCCACACTGCCCTCTTCAGACTGCAGCTCCTCTTCCAGCACAGATTTAATGAGTTCTTTGTACTCCTCACACTCTGGGAAGACAGACAAGCTTGTCTCAGTGGGAAGCCCAACATACTGCTGTGGTCACTGCCTCCAGGGGAGAAGGCAAGGCCCACTGTCGGAACAAAAGTAACCCCTGCACCCAGCTCTACAGAGATTTTCACATCTTTACTCTTCAATCTTCAACTATACTCCTTATTTTAGAGGTAAGGGAAGAAGTTCACGGGCAGGTAAAATTACCTGGCAAGGTGATTCAATTGGTATTTGGCAGAGTCAGAATTCACATTTCCTGAGGTCTGACCATGATTACCAAACCTTTGGCCTCTTACACTAAGCTGGGGCATGAAATAGTGATTTCCTGTGTCTTTGGGAAGACACCAAGAACTGCAACACTAATGATCCCAAAGTatttcaaagatttaaaaatatatctgggttggagttgtggctcaggcaAATaaaaaagtgcttgcctagcatgtattgATAcgttatttattattaataaaagtcCATATTTACACTAGGTTTTGTTCTTGGTATTATAAAACACAAGTGAGATTCAAAACCAGAAAGCATTATTACACAAGAGTACATGTTCTTTGGaggtttcttgtttgtttttgctgaaACAGGGTCCCagtatgttgcccaggctggtcgtTCAAACTCCTGTTTCTCACTGCAGCTGTACCATAAGCATCAGGCGCACCACACCGAGCACATGCTTTTAATCACTGCTCTACATTAATTTGATATAAAGTCCTAAGTAACACGTTTCTTCTTCAGCTTCAAAAATGTGTGTCTTGAAGTTGTGTTATGGTTGTGATAAATGatgtttaaaacaacaacaacagcaactcAGTATTTCCACAATCCAGAGCTCATCTTTTTACTACTTTAACAAGTGGGCTTTAAGTTTTACTTATGTGTCTACGACAATAAGTtggatagtttttgtttttttgttttttttggtcctggagattgaatccaggcatgcttaaccactgagccacatccccagcccttctttatctttaattttgaaacagggtttcactaagttgcttagggccttgctaaatggctgagactggccttgaacttgtgatcttccagcctcagactccagagtcactgtgattacagagaggtgccactgtgcctgactagATAGCAAAATTTACCCCTCCTCCTTGATTTATtgaaaaatcacagaaatttaaAGGCAAATTCCGTTTCAAAGTTTGCAGGATCCTCTTCTGATATCTGAATTCCACTCATGCCCATTTTCCCATGTGGTTCTCCATCACTGCagtttcccttcttcctcctcattgTCAATAGATAGGGGGTTCCCGCTGGACTTCCAAATGTGACAGCTGGCTGTGGACTCTGTACTGGACTCAACTGGGACTGAGACTGGTGGTCTCCACTTGGTCTTATTCT
This region of Ictidomys tridecemlineatus isolate mIctTri1 chromosome 11, mIctTri1.hap1, whole genome shotgun sequence genomic DNA includes:
- the LOC120890550 gene encoding NBPF family member NBPF6-like protein isoform X1 — protein: MAVSPTTLSGPRKEMSILESNQYLLSQLEESKQKLQDLREKYLTSKATAFSLANHLQKYECEEYKELIKSVLEEELQSEEGSVAEELRRGARLGKSDRLFQAQAQELTYLRQKIQEGRGVCYLFAQHVKNAVKSFESVLRSTGITSYHGQRLCEQLTQGSKLAEHLARRLTTENHSKKDEDRQRLLALRFSREVPEEEANEILEDSLDEQYLTPSSHCDCQQPSSSNVILSNMQEATSAMGIANEMWKLQQHLKETLFINDCLRESLEYHLSISDSGNGCSSSLHRPTLGPIAQPGSGSSDLQEEYQSLPASLDSISRVIDVSSTGGKWQRLGIKKKSE
- the LOC120890550 gene encoding NBPF family member NBPF6-like protein isoform X2 is translated as MAVSPTTLSGPRKEMSILESNQYLLSQLEESKQKLQDLREKYLTSKATAFSLANHLQKYECEEYKELIKSVLEEELQSEEGSVAEELRRGARLGKSDRLFQAQAQELTYLRQKIQEGRGVCYLFAQHVKNAVKSFESVLRSTGITSYHGQRLCEQLTQGSKLAEHLARRLTTENHSKKDEDRQRLLALRFSREVPEEEANEILEDSLDEQYLTPSSHCDCQQPSSSNVILSNMQEATSAMGIANEMWKLQQHLKETLFINDCLRESLEYHLSISDSGNGCSSSLHRPTLGPIAQPGSGSSDLQEEYQSLPASLDSISRDNN